The following is a genomic window from Tetrapisispora phaffii CBS 4417 chromosome 12, complete genome.
CGACGCCGGCGACTTGGCCGCCGACGATATCGAGCTGGTCGCTTCCCAAGCTAATGTCTCCAAAAACAAAGCCATCAAGGCCTTGAAAGAACACAAGGGTGACATCGTCAATGCTATTATGTCGTTATCTAAATAGGTATAGATAGTATGTAAATATGTACAGCCACGGGCCAACCGTTCCAATACATGACATTTATCCACTTCCGGTCGTCGTCGCAGGCTCTTCAATCACCTCGTCACAGTTGGCACACTTGTAGTGCAGTGGGCCTCCGGCTAACCGGTAACAACCAGTGAACTGCTGGCACTTCCCGCACTGGATCGCTGCGTACCGGTGGCCCAAGTCACTGTCTCCAGCAAGGGAGTTGATGATCTTGTCGAACCACTTGTCTCGCTCCTTGGCGTCCTTCAACTTGTCGTTCTTCTCCAGCGCAATCAATTCCGTCTTCAGGTCGTCTAGTTCCTCGTACTTGCCACGGATCTCGTCGTCTAGAAGCAACACAATGTCGTCGCTCTCATTGGCACCAGAAGAGAACCTTTTGATGATCGACGACGTCAGATTGAAATCAGTGTCTTTCTTGAACGCTTCCAGTCTGGCGGCATGCTGGCTGCGCAGCTCGTCGATTCTGACAATTCGGCGATGTCTCACATACTCATCAACTCTCCCCAGCCCCAGCTTCGCACACACTACACCAAGCATACACACCACCACGTTCAGCAGAACCGTCCTGTCATAAAGCGTATGTACACCACTATTTACCATCACGTACGACACTCTCAACACACAAAACGCAACCCCGTAAAACGTCAACTGTCTTTGTAGATGTTTCACCCGGGCCTCGTTATCACTACTCTTAGCTTCCAACGCATGGATTGACCCAGTTATCTCGGTCAGTTCCTTGGTATACCTGTCCACTAACGAAGTGTCTTCTCGTCTGCCGAAGACTCTCTTGAACAAACCGAGCATATCTTGCAACTCGAGTTAAATGTAATCACTTTTTGTACCTATCGATAGCCCAGAACTCGTAGTAATACTGAGTTCCTTTGCATCGGTCCCTTCTCAACATTATCAAACTCGAAATCGTTAAAACACCTTTCTATAAATCCAACTTCTATATTCTTATAGTCAATAATGCGATGTCGGATCAGTGtgtcaaaattaaaattccATCAcaagtaaaataaattcgtgaaactttaaaaatggccaatcaatatattcacAAGGTCATTGGAGCCATTGGAGCCATTGAAGTACAGCAGATTCGTGAAAAGACTGTTATAGCCTAGTTTCAGCTTTTCATTGAGTGTTGTTGGTGCAGATCGCTGAAAGAAATGCCTTGCGTTCAGATATCTGCCACGCAGCTGAACCTGCTATTCAGCTCCCAAGAACCACATATTGGCGTGGTCACTGCCTTGGGAAACACAATGTTAGAAATACAAGGGGACCTCCAGGTTCCAACAGAGCCGCCACTGGATATAGAGAAGTACACAGACGAAAACGATGGCGACAAACGGTTTACTGTCCACGATGGTGAGCACATTGTCAGATTTGGGTTGTTATTACTTGATAACGAGAAGAAGAACGCTACTTTGTTTATTGGTAGGAAACAGAGACTGCTGGGTAAAGTAGTGAAATTGGAGACACCTCTGGGGTTGTTAAGGTTCAAAGACCACCAAGATGAAGACCAGCGTGCCGTGGAAATGCAAGACATCTTTTACTACAAGATCATCTTTAACAGCAGACCACTGCCGATAATGTAATGACTACTCTGTCCAGGAGCCAGAGTATATGAGGAATAGGTCATATTAGTATTTAGTtactttatttatattacaTAGTTTTCCAAGGTTTATCCCTAATTAATGCACATTCACAATAACCAGCCTGTCTTTAGCTGCATTCTGCCAAGAGTCTCAGAATCCAGCACCGGGAATGGATGGGCTTCAGTATTGAATACCATTTTGTCCAACTCAACGTCATCCTCAAATAACAAGTACAGGTATTTCAAAGTCTCAGCAAGCCAGAAACTCTCCATGTTGTCTCTTTTCTTCGTTGGCATATCAACGCAGTTGTCTAGAGATACGTACTTAGTCTTACCTGTCTTGGGGTCGACGTATTTAGAGTTCTCAATAAAACTGTCCAGAATCTTCCTGCCCATGTCACGGTATTTCTCATCTTTGGTCAAGTGGTATAAAAACATAATAGACTCCACTGTTTCCGGCCTCTGCAAATTGTGTTTATCTAAGGGTTTCACGAAATAGTCTCCAGATGGGGAACCCCACCATTTGGATCTCTGTGCTTCATTGTTTAAACCTTCAGAGTTATCGTTGAACATCACAATTTCTGGTGCTAAGCCTGATGGAATCTGGTCATACAATTGGAAACATGAGTAAGTGAGTTCTTCCGCGATTTTGAAATCATCTGCTCTCTTAGCATCCCAGAAACTGCTTTTACGAGCTTCATCAAATTGGAGACCGTTGGTTGCACCCATAGCTAACAATCCTCCCATGAAGCAGACCAAATGGTCCAGCTTAGGGATTAAAGCTTTATTTGGACCAAAAGGCCTTTCGCCTATATATGTAAGACCATGTGGGTGTGA
Proteins encoded in this region:
- the LNP1 gene encoding Lnp1p (similar to Saccharomyces cerevisiae YHR192W; ancestral locus Anc_4.357); this encodes MLGLFKRVFGRREDTSLVDRYTKELTEITGSIHALEAKSSDNEARVKHLQRQLTFYGVAFCVLRVSYVMVNSGVHTLYDRTVLLNVVVCMLGVVCAKLGLGRVDEYVRHRRIVRIDELRSQHAARLEAFKKDTDFNLTSSIIKRFSSGANESDDIVLLLDDEIRGKYEELDDLKTELIALEKNDKLKDAKERDKWFDKIINSLAGDSDLGHRYAAIQCGKCQQFTGCYRLAGGPLHYKCANCDEVIEEPATTTGSG
- the CTF8 gene encoding Ctf8p (similar to Saccharomyces cerevisiae CTF8 (YHR191C); ancestral locus Anc_4.356); its protein translation is MPCVQISATQLNLLFSSQEPHIGVVTALGNTMLEIQGDLQVPTEPPLDIEKYTDENDGDKRFTVHDGEHIVRFGLLLLDNEKKNATLFIGRKQRLLGKVVKLETPLGLLRFKDHQDEDQRAVEMQDIFYYKIIFNSRPLPIM